From Nonlabens sp. Ci31, the proteins below share one genomic window:
- a CDS encoding HD family phosphohydrolase yields MNRLYNYQNVIYRIILLCFCTALTVYIFPNNNRFKYDYNQGEPWDYETLYAPFSFPIEKGENALLNERQSISDNAPRYFKIDQTVEKNVRNNWLNNYSIKSDDIISTEELKRVNSELSKIFSEIYKVGYLELPLDLEENQPVLIEFNNELQSATYNDLYEPEDLGQLLNERVDRLNTSSFKRSELIADLLEVIQPNITYDKGLTDLAINEELNKILTTRGVVSQGVRIIAQGEIVEGEKLQVLNTLNNTYKSQTWTDSQYNWKLGGYIILVGMAYTMLILFLWRYRKSIFENFRKLFFIFFNILVVVVLTATVVNIDVQYIYVVPVCILPLILKAFFDARLGLFTHVIAIFILSFIVPNSDEYLFLQMMAGIVTILSNNEIYKRANLFLTVAQIIGIYFLSYFAFYAINQGGVTGWEWSRLGYFVLCGLAMLFVWPLIYIFEKVFGLVSDVSLLELSDTNSKLLKALSNKAPGTFHHSLNVANIAETVANEIGANAMLVRVGALYHDVGKMSNPTYFTENQGSGINPHNDLDPVDSARIIIDHTLNGIEIARKYNLPDRIIDFIRTHHGDSLVYYFYAQAKEDNPEVAKDNFRYPGPKPFSQETAILMIADSVEAASKSIKNPTSVKIDTLVNKIIDGQVESGQFLNANITFKQIETIKAVIKKKLASIYHLRIEYPE; encoded by the coding sequence ATGAATAGATTATATAATTATCAAAATGTTATTTATAGAATAATTTTGTTATGCTTTTGCACAGCACTAACGGTCTATATATTCCCAAATAACAATCGTTTTAAATACGATTACAACCAAGGAGAACCTTGGGATTATGAAACTTTGTACGCCCCTTTTTCATTCCCAATCGAGAAAGGTGAAAACGCTCTTTTAAACGAGAGACAAAGTATTTCAGATAATGCGCCACGTTATTTTAAAATCGATCAGACTGTTGAAAAAAATGTACGCAACAACTGGCTTAATAATTATTCTATAAAGAGCGATGATATAATCAGTACAGAAGAACTCAAACGTGTCAATTCTGAATTAAGCAAAATATTTTCTGAAATTTATAAAGTGGGTTATTTAGAATTACCATTAGATTTAGAAGAAAACCAACCTGTTCTAATAGAGTTTAATAACGAATTACAATCGGCTACCTATAACGATCTGTATGAGCCTGAAGATTTAGGTCAACTTTTAAATGAACGGGTAGACCGCTTGAATACGAGCAGTTTTAAGAGAAGTGAATTGATAGCAGACCTTTTAGAGGTCATACAACCCAATATTACCTATGATAAGGGATTAACGGATTTAGCGATTAACGAGGAGTTAAATAAAATTCTAACCACTAGAGGAGTGGTTTCTCAAGGAGTCAGGATCATTGCTCAAGGAGAAATTGTTGAAGGAGAAAAGTTACAAGTACTCAACACCTTAAACAATACTTATAAATCTCAAACGTGGACAGATTCACAATACAATTGGAAGCTTGGTGGTTATATCATACTAGTAGGTATGGCGTACACCATGTTGATATTGTTTTTATGGAGGTACAGGAAATCAATATTTGAAAACTTCAGAAAGCTTTTCTTTATATTTTTCAATATACTAGTAGTGGTTGTTTTAACCGCAACGGTAGTTAATATTGATGTTCAGTACATCTATGTCGTCCCTGTTTGTATTTTACCTTTAATCTTAAAAGCGTTTTTTGACGCGAGATTAGGCTTATTCACTCATGTCATTGCTATTTTTATTTTAAGTTTTATTGTGCCTAATAGTGACGAGTATTTGTTCTTACAAATGATGGCAGGTATTGTAACCATTCTCTCCAATAATGAAATTTATAAGCGAGCAAACCTGTTTCTTACTGTTGCTCAAATAATAGGCATATATTTCCTTTCCTATTTTGCCTTTTATGCTATTAATCAAGGAGGTGTTACTGGTTGGGAGTGGAGTAGGTTAGGCTACTTTGTACTCTGTGGTCTGGCGATGCTTTTTGTTTGGCCGTTGATATATATCTTTGAGAAGGTATTTGGTTTAGTAAGTGACGTATCACTTTTAGAATTAAGCGATACAAATTCAAAACTTTTAAAGGCTTTATCTAATAAAGCTCCTGGTACATTTCACCATTCTTTAAACGTTGCCAATATTGCAGAAACTGTCGCAAATGAAATAGGAGCAAACGCCATGTTAGTTCGTGTTGGAGCGCTTTATCACGACGTCGGTAAAATGTCTAATCCAACTTATTTTACAGAAAATCAAGGCAGTGGTATCAATCCGCATAATGATTTAGATCCAGTAGATAGTGCGAGAATCATCATTGACCATACCCTTAACGGTATTGAGATCGCTCGTAAATACAACTTGCCAGATCGTATCATCGATTTCATTAGAACTCATCATGGAGATAGCTTGGTTTATTATTTTTATGCCCAAGCAAAGGAGGATAATCCAGAAGTTGCAAAGGATAACTTCCGTTATCCAGGCCCAAAGCCTTTTAGTCAAGAAACAGCTATACTGATGATAGCTGATAGTGTAGAAGCAGCTTCTAAAAGCATCAAGAATCCCACGTCTGTAAAAATAGATACTTTAGTGAATAAAATAATAGACGGTCAGGTAGAAAGTGGTCAATTCCTCAACGCAAATATTACCTTTAAACAGATAGAAACTATTAAAGCTGTGATTAAAAAGAAGTTAGCCAGTATCTATCATTTGCGCATAGAATACCCTGAATAA
- the rsmD gene encoding 16S rRNA (guanine(966)-N(2))-methyltransferase RsmD has translation MRIISGKHKGRRISAPKNLPVRPTTDMSKEALFNILRHKIHIHNIKMLELFAGSGNMSYEFCSRGAGSVIAVDQHQPCIAFIKKTAELLDFPIDTVKADAFKFLEKHKGKYDIIFADPPYALEEEEFLKIPNYVYANELLAEDGILIIEHSKHTSLATHEHFDNERRYGGTVFSFFEGPSSEEE, from the coding sequence ATGCGTATAATATCTGGAAAACACAAAGGCCGCCGTATATCGGCTCCCAAAAACTTACCTGTACGACCTACTACAGATATGTCTAAAGAGGCATTGTTCAATATTTTGCGTCATAAGATCCATATCCATAATATCAAAATGCTGGAACTTTTTGCCGGTAGTGGCAATATGTCTTATGAATTTTGTAGTCGTGGTGCTGGAAGCGTTATAGCTGTGGATCAACACCAGCCTTGTATTGCTTTTATAAAAAAAACTGCCGAATTACTAGATTTCCCTATAGATACCGTAAAGGCAGACGCATTCAAATTCTTAGAAAAACACAAAGGAAAGTACGACATCATCTTTGCAGACCCCCCTTATGCACTGGAAGAAGAGGAGTTTCTGAAAATCCCAAACTATGTGTATGCTAACGAGCTTCTTGCCGAAGATGGTATTCTTATTATAGAACATTCTAAACACACCTCACTAGCTACTCACGAACACTTTGATAACGAGCGCCGTTATGGCGGTACGGTTTTCAGCTTTTTTGAAGGTCCTAGTAGTGAGGAAGAGTAA
- the pdxH gene encoding pyridoxamine 5'-phosphate oxidase, producing the protein MQRDLQNLRKSYEKDALLEKNLPKTPYQLFDSWFQEAKSTIEVDEANAMSLCTLGLDGFPKSRIVLLKEIVEGKFLFYSNYTSEKGVAMEAYDKVSLHFFWPALERQIIIKGNVKKVSREKSLDYFHSRPRGSQIGAWTSNQSSAIISREKIEEQLHHFEEKFKDQKIPLPEFWGGYDCDPISFEFWQGRPNRLHDRILFELENDRWTFKRLQP; encoded by the coding sequence ATGCAAAGAGATCTTCAAAACTTACGTAAATCTTATGAAAAAGATGCCTTACTAGAAAAAAACCTACCGAAAACCCCTTATCAACTATTTGACTCTTGGTTTCAGGAAGCCAAATCAACTATAGAAGTTGATGAGGCAAATGCGATGAGTCTTTGTACGCTAGGTTTGGATGGCTTTCCTAAATCACGTATCGTACTCTTAAAGGAGATTGTAGAAGGTAAGTTTTTGTTTTATTCGAATTATACTTCAGAAAAAGGAGTCGCTATGGAAGCCTATGATAAAGTCAGTCTTCACTTTTTTTGGCCGGCATTAGAACGTCAGATTATAATTAAAGGAAATGTGAAAAAGGTTTCCAGGGAGAAGTCCTTAGATTATTTTCATTCCAGACCACGAGGCAGCCAGATAGGAGCCTGGACAAGCAATCAAAGTAGCGCTATTATCTCCCGTGAAAAAATAGAAGAACAGTTGCATCATTTTGAAGAGAAATTTAAAGATCAAAAGATACCATTACCAGAATTTTGGGGTGGATATGATTGTGATCCGATAAGTTTTGAATTTTGGCAAGGAAGACCGAACAGGCTTCACGATCGCATTTTGTTTGAATTGGAAAACGACCGTTGGACCTTTAAAAGATTACAACCCTAA
- a CDS encoding SixA phosphatase family protein, protein MKRLIVIRHGKSTWELQVRDHDRVLTQRGIDDAHLIGEALKDLNVDPDQIWTSTAARALQTATLVSEYFNYSLSKLELKRELYTFSSDELIHVISNAEDAIETLVIFSHNNGITDLVNDLGSTRFDNVPTTGVVAIDFDSNSWSCLGKGITKFHLFPKLLK, encoded by the coding sequence ATGAAGCGATTGATAGTTATAAGACATGGTAAATCAACTTGGGAGCTTCAGGTGAGAGATCACGATCGCGTACTGACACAACGCGGTATTGACGATGCACATCTCATAGGAGAGGCATTAAAAGACCTGAATGTAGATCCAGATCAAATCTGGACCAGTACTGCGGCTAGAGCCCTGCAAACAGCAACTTTAGTTAGTGAGTATTTCAATTACAGTCTGTCAAAACTCGAGCTTAAAAGAGAGTTGTATACTTTTAGCAGTGATGAATTGATACATGTCATCTCTAATGCAGAGGATGCAATAGAAACCCTCGTTATCTTTAGTCATAACAATGGAATAACAGATCTGGTAAATGATTTGGGAAGCACCAGATTTGACAATGTTCCTACTACAGGAGTTGTAGCTATAGATTTTGATTCCAACTCTTGGTCTTGTCTAGGTAAAGGCATCACTAAATTTCATTTATTCCCTAAATTGTTAAAATGA
- a CDS encoding YkgJ family cysteine cluster protein: protein MSIERKVQLVEGLFHQLEQETTAFAKASGMSCVSSCGKCCTYPDVEASPLEFLPWAFHLFLNGEAEIMLLKLKENHSSTCLIYQPLSVIDQGRCSNYKYRGLICRLFGSAASTDKYGKLRIATCKIIKEGQTHAYNATLEAISKGLSVPVFSTYYMQLNQIDFHLGNIILPINKALKMAIEEVLHYYAYRPFPLSGKKVV, encoded by the coding sequence ATGTCTATAGAGCGTAAAGTACAATTAGTAGAGGGTCTTTTTCACCAATTGGAGCAAGAAACTACTGCCTTTGCCAAAGCATCAGGAATGAGTTGTGTTTCTAGTTGTGGTAAATGTTGCACCTATCCAGATGTAGAAGCTTCTCCATTAGAATTTTTACCCTGGGCATTTCATTTGTTTTTAAATGGAGAAGCAGAAATTATGCTCTTAAAATTAAAAGAAAATCACAGTTCCACTTGTTTGATTTACCAACCTTTGTCTGTCATTGATCAAGGCCGTTGCAGCAATTATAAATACCGAGGTTTGATCTGTAGGCTTTTTGGAAGTGCTGCCAGCACCGATAAATATGGCAAATTGAGAATAGCTACTTGTAAAATCATAAAAGAAGGGCAAACGCACGCTTATAATGCTACCCTAGAAGCTATTTCTAAAGGATTATCCGTTCCTGTTTTTTCGACCTATTACATGCAATTAAATCAAATTGATTTTCATTTAGGAAACATCATACTACCAATCAATAAAGCTCTTAAAATGGCTATAGAAGAAGTTTTACACTATTATGCCTACCGACCTTTTCCACTTTCAGGAAAAAAAGTGGTCTGA
- a CDS encoding DUF3822 family protein, whose protein sequence is MHSTKNSPDDSIKKLSVLIHQDGLSFYTYDATGILNSLHREFKHRANPIEILQSIEDCFKEEDFLNYAFAKATLFYHHNIFTSVPALLYKQDHAVDYLKYNARILETDVLSVDKDLGDLDIHTVYIAYANINNYFFDRYGSYEYFHYSSRILELRNKEVPALQPQVYLDIKKSHFYLTIFKNGKLVAQNLFPHDAIEDILYYTMFTTHHNDLDPETMKMILCTEQQEEKLFDLLYTYVRYVSYIEDYPNYLEQILCV, encoded by the coding sequence ATGCACTCAACGAAAAATAGTCCTGACGACTCCATAAAGAAACTGTCCGTCCTGATTCATCAGGATGGACTTTCTTTTTATACCTATGACGCAACAGGAATTTTAAATTCGTTGCATAGGGAATTTAAGCACCGAGCAAACCCTATAGAAATCTTGCAGTCCATAGAGGATTGTTTTAAGGAAGAGGATTTTTTAAATTACGCTTTCGCGAAAGCTACCCTATTCTACCACCATAACATATTTACCAGCGTCCCAGCACTTTTATACAAGCAAGACCACGCAGTAGATTATCTCAAATACAATGCGAGAATATTAGAAACAGATGTCTTGAGTGTGGACAAAGATCTGGGAGATCTAGACATACATACGGTGTACATTGCGTATGCTAATATCAATAACTACTTCTTTGACCGCTATGGCAGCTATGAATATTTTCATTACAGCTCTCGCATCCTAGAGTTGAGGAATAAGGAAGTCCCTGCGTTGCAACCCCAAGTATACTTAGACATTAAGAAAAGTCATTTTTACTTGACTATTTTTAAAAACGGAAAGCTCGTGGCACAAAATCTTTTCCCGCATGACGCTATAGAAGATATTTTATATTACACGATGTTTACCACGCATCACAATGATCTCGATCCAGAGACCATGAAAATGATCTTATGTACTGAGCAGCAAGAAGAAAAATTATTTGATCTCTTATATACCTACGTACGTTATGTAAGTTATATAGAAGATTACCCTAACTATTTAGAACAAATCTTATGCGTATAA
- a CDS encoding porin family protein has product MKKLFLFVFMVSGTTMMYAQVAGANSYGFRLGVNYASLSGGDLSNDYNNRVGLHANFFAQIPLNATFYLQPEIGLSALGVNENEIRLDNGDIVQLKTNWLQVAVLAHIKTSNQIFVLIGPQAGVNVTERDQNDYYNYDFDGVVGLGYMFSENLALDLRYGYGFSNVFDKEFAGVSEASNRWLQLGVSYKL; this is encoded by the coding sequence ATGAAAAAACTTTTCCTCTTTGTTTTTATGGTATCTGGAACAACTATGATGTATGCTCAAGTTGCTGGTGCAAATTCTTATGGTTTTCGTTTAGGAGTAAATTACGCTTCATTATCAGGTGGGGATTTATCAAACGACTATAACAATCGAGTAGGTTTACACGCTAATTTTTTTGCACAGATCCCTTTGAATGCCACTTTTTATCTACAACCAGAAATAGGTCTTTCTGCTTTGGGGGTGAATGAAAACGAAATAAGGTTAGATAACGGGGATATAGTACAATTAAAGACCAACTGGTTGCAAGTTGCCGTTCTAGCTCATATAAAAACGAGTAACCAGATTTTTGTTCTCATTGGTCCACAAGCTGGTGTTAACGTGACTGAAAGAGATCAAAACGACTACTACAACTATGATTTTGATGGTGTTGTAGGTTTAGGTTATATGTTTAGTGAGAACTTAGCTCTAGACTTGCGCTATGGTTATGGGTTTTCTAATGTTTTTGATAAAGAATTTGCAGGTGTTTCTGAGGCGAGTAATAGGTGGTTGCAATTAGGAGTCTCTTATAAATTATAA
- a CDS encoding Ppx/GppA phosphatase family protein: MAFEIRKYGAIDIGTNAIRLLIATVTLYNDEPPVFKKISLIRVPVRLGQDVFTTGNISKENIARMIDAMKSYQLLMGVHKVKSYKAYATSAMREAKNGKDVVELIEKESGIYIDIIDGSHEAAIIAMTDLHAVIDESKVFLYVDVGGGSTEFTLFAYGKEIVSRSFKIGTVRLLNDMVNKTLWDDAQQWIKEVTAPYERIDLIGSGGNINNIFKSSGKGIGKPLSYFYLANYYDQLQNYNYEERVYHLNLNHDRADVIIPACRIYLRAMKWSRAKNIYVPKIGLTDGIIKSIYNADK; the protein is encoded by the coding sequence ATGGCATTTGAAATAAGAAAATATGGAGCCATTGATATAGGGACCAATGCTATTAGATTGCTAATTGCAACAGTAACTTTATACAATGATGAGCCACCAGTTTTTAAAAAAATAAGCTTGATTAGGGTGCCGGTAAGACTAGGTCAAGATGTGTTTACTACAGGCAATATTTCCAAAGAAAATATTGCTCGAATGATAGATGCTATGAAATCTTATCAGTTGTTAATGGGTGTGCACAAAGTAAAATCTTATAAGGCTTATGCGACTAGTGCAATGAGAGAAGCAAAGAACGGTAAAGATGTAGTAGAACTCATTGAAAAGGAGTCTGGAATTTATATAGATATCATTGATGGGTCTCACGAAGCGGCTATCATCGCAATGACTGACTTACACGCAGTTATTGATGAAAGTAAAGTCTTTCTCTATGTAGATGTAGGTGGTGGTAGTACCGAGTTTACCCTATTTGCATACGGTAAAGAAATCGTATCCAGATCTTTTAAAATCGGTACGGTACGATTGCTGAATGACATGGTAAACAAAACACTTTGGGATGACGCTCAGCAATGGATCAAAGAGGTAACAGCCCCTTATGAACGCATTGATTTAATAGGTTCTGGTGGCAATATTAATAACATTTTTAAAAGCAGTGGTAAAGGGATAGGTAAGCCGCTCTCTTACTTTTATTTAGCTAATTACTACGACCAACTCCAAAATTATAATTACGAAGAGCGAGTCTACCACCTTAACTTAAATCACGATAGGGCAGATGTTATTATACCAGCTTGTCGTATCTATTTAAGAGCTATGAAGTGGAGTAGAGCTAAAAACATCTATGTTCCTAAGATAGGTCTGACTGATGGTATCATTAAATCCATATACAATGCTGACAAGTAA
- a CDS encoding DNA polymerase III subunit gamma/tau, protein MEPFIVSARKYRPETFEDVVGQGAITKTLENAIKSNHLAQALLFTGPRGVGKTTCARILAKKINHESGNYDPDEDFAFNIFELDAASNNGVDQIRSIVDQVRIPPQVGKYKIYIIDEVHMLSNAAFNAFLKTLEEPPAHAIFILATTEKHKIIPTILSRCQIFDFKRITVSDMREHLKRISLKEGINAEEDALQIIAQKADGALRDSLSIFDRVVSFSGKELTIEAVTENLNVLDRDTYFNVTDLLLENNIPQLLVDYNVIMAKGFDGQHFVSGLASHFRDLMVCKDERTIPLLEVGEKTKAKYLDQSKKVDLPFLRQCIEIANQADFNYRSSRNQRLLIELTLMQLASITSDGEKKNDVKYIIPAVQFEHIAVNATLSSLPTSIEVKEEKKEVETVLQEKSSQVGEESPTYNTPESTANHSGTEGKQEEKQEEKQEELVTDAPSPSISASLEEKRKALLDKSRKKISGLSIQGIEEKNTHIAQQQGKKVAQHQLPEEVFTQEQLSLLWVKYVDHLKERGQLILASIINADQPILKGNTIMLRFPNKSMKEDLEKSQGQILEYLKRELNNYLIEFEITVDKSVTKKYVYTDQDKFTKLVEKNPAVDLLRRTFDLDF, encoded by the coding sequence ATGGAACCATTTATAGTATCGGCTAGAAAATACCGTCCTGAAACCTTTGAAGATGTCGTAGGTCAAGGCGCTATTACAAAGACGCTGGAGAATGCAATAAAAAGCAATCACCTAGCGCAAGCTTTGCTATTTACCGGGCCTAGAGGGGTCGGCAAAACAACTTGCGCCCGAATTCTTGCAAAAAAAATCAACCATGAAAGTGGTAACTATGATCCAGACGAGGATTTTGCCTTTAATATTTTTGAGTTAGATGCCGCTTCTAACAATGGTGTCGACCAGATAAGAAGTATAGTAGACCAAGTACGCATACCACCTCAAGTAGGTAAATACAAGATTTATATTATTGATGAGGTACACATGCTTTCTAATGCGGCCTTTAATGCGTTTCTTAAAACTCTAGAAGAACCACCTGCTCATGCGATCTTTATTCTTGCCACAACAGAGAAGCATAAAATTATTCCAACGATACTTTCTCGTTGTCAAATATTTGACTTTAAACGTATTACAGTGAGCGACATGCGAGAGCATCTAAAGCGCATATCTTTAAAAGAAGGCATCAATGCTGAAGAAGATGCCCTACAGATCATCGCTCAAAAAGCTGATGGTGCCTTGAGGGATTCCCTATCCATTTTTGACCGTGTGGTAAGCTTTTCGGGAAAAGAGCTCACTATTGAAGCAGTTACCGAAAACCTAAATGTTCTTGATAGAGATACTTATTTTAATGTGACTGATTTATTGCTGGAAAATAACATTCCACAATTGTTAGTGGACTATAATGTCATCATGGCAAAAGGTTTTGATGGACAGCACTTTGTAAGCGGTCTGGCTTCTCATTTTAGAGATCTGATGGTCTGTAAGGATGAGCGTACCATACCATTGCTAGAAGTAGGAGAGAAAACGAAGGCAAAGTATTTAGACCAGTCTAAAAAAGTGGATCTTCCCTTTTTAAGACAATGTATTGAAATAGCAAATCAAGCTGACTTTAATTATCGATCGAGTCGCAACCAGCGGCTTCTGATAGAATTAACTCTTATGCAACTTGCCTCCATCACTTCTGATGGAGAAAAAAAAAATGATGTAAAGTACATCATACCAGCTGTCCAATTTGAGCACATTGCTGTTAATGCAACCCTTTCATCTTTACCTACTTCTATTGAAGTAAAAGAAGAAAAGAAAGAGGTGGAAACGGTTTTGCAAGAAAAAAGCTCTCAAGTAGGCGAAGAATCACCCACGTATAACACTCCTGAAAGTACAGCAAACCATTCAGGTACAGAAGGCAAGCAGGAAGAAAAACAGGAAGAAAAACAAGAAGAATTAGTTACTGATGCGCCTTCACCTTCGATATCAGCATCTCTTGAAGAGAAACGAAAAGCCTTACTAGATAAAAGCAGGAAAAAGATAAGCGGGCTTTCTATTCAAGGAATAGAGGAAAAAAATACACATATTGCTCAACAACAAGGTAAAAAGGTAGCACAGCACCAATTGCCAGAGGAAGTGTTTACTCAAGAGCAGTTAAGCCTGTTATGGGTTAAGTATGTGGACCATCTTAAAGAAAGAGGACAACTTATACTAGCCAGTATCATCAACGCAGACCAGCCTATTCTTAAAGGCAACACTATCATGTTACGTTTTCCTAACAAATCCATGAAGGAAGATCTCGAGAAATCACAGGGTCAGATCTTAGAATACTTAAAACGCGAGTTAAACAATTATCTTATAGAATTTGAAATAACAGTAGATAAAAGCGTTACTAAGAAATATGTTTATACCGACCAAGATAAGTTCACAAAACTAGTAGAGAAAAACCCTGCCGTAGACCTATTGAGAAGAACATTTGATTTGGACTTTTAA
- the ppk1 gene encoding polyphosphate kinase 1: MSKYYNRELSWLRFNARVLQEASDKNVPLIERLRFLGIFSNNLDEFFKVRYATIQRIQRAGKNATKSLGGISAEDLLQEINKMVIVDQAHSFSVLAELEQELKKEKISLVDETEVLPDHEDFIRNYFNEKISPAIGTIMINDEVDFPHLRDGYGYLAVRMLMTDKSIRYALIEKPKYLNRFVVLPQIEGDERQFIILIDDLIRHRMHYIFNIFDYKEIEAHMIKVTLDAELDMELDLKKSLLEKIRRSVHDRKDGDPVRFVYDRHIHEDTLHLIMKKLQIDNHDSIIPGGRYHNRRDYLKFPSLGRTDLLYEKLPALPIKEVKIKGSLLERIARKDILQYTPYHTFANTIKFLREAALDPQVRTIKITIYRLAEVSQIAGSLINAVKNGKKVTVSIELQARFDEQANINYAELMQEEGVDMIFGVPGLKVHCKACCITREEDGKIVRYGFISTGNFNESTAGIYTDYTLFTANRKILKEVERVFEFFEVNYRQHRYKHLLVSPNYLRNGIERLVRREIAFAKAGKFAKMRMKVNSFSDFRMIDLFYEASNAGVQIELIVRGICCLVPGVKGMSENIKVISIIDRFLEHPRVYRFYNQGQNDLYISSADFMGRNLDSRVEIACPIYDEDIKAEIIATMDICWSDNVKAREICGDQLNNYVVNDEPPVRSQYATYEFYKNQITR; encoded by the coding sequence ATGAGTAAATATTATAATAGAGAATTGAGCTGGTTGCGATTTAACGCAAGAGTATTACAAGAAGCAAGCGATAAAAATGTACCGCTTATAGAGCGCTTGAGATTTTTGGGAATTTTTTCAAATAATCTAGATGAATTTTTTAAAGTTCGCTATGCGACCATACAACGCATTCAAAGAGCAGGAAAGAACGCCACAAAATCTTTAGGCGGAATCAGTGCAGAAGACCTTTTACAGGAAATTAATAAAATGGTTATCGTTGATCAAGCTCATAGTTTTAGCGTACTTGCAGAGCTGGAACAGGAGCTTAAGAAAGAAAAGATCAGCCTTGTAGATGAGACGGAAGTGCTTCCCGATCATGAAGACTTTATAAGAAACTACTTTAATGAAAAAATAAGTCCAGCAATAGGTACCATAATGATTAACGATGAGGTAGATTTCCCTCATTTGAGAGATGGATACGGTTACCTCGCTGTGCGTATGCTCATGACAGATAAAAGTATCAGATACGCCCTTATAGAGAAGCCTAAGTATTTGAATCGATTTGTAGTTTTACCTCAAATAGAAGGTGATGAAAGGCAATTCATCATACTCATTGATGACCTTATCAGGCATCGCATGCACTATATCTTCAATATTTTTGATTATAAAGAAATTGAAGCACACATGATCAAGGTGACATTAGATGCAGAGCTAGATATGGAATTGGACCTTAAGAAAAGTTTATTAGAAAAAATACGTCGTAGTGTTCACGATCGTAAAGACGGAGATCCGGTGCGATTTGTTTACGACCGCCATATTCATGAAGATACTTTGCATCTTATCATGAAGAAATTACAAATCGATAACCACGATAGTATTATTCCGGGAGGAAGGTATCACAACAGAAGGGATTACTTGAAGTTTCCTAGTCTGGGAAGAACAGATTTACTATATGAAAAACTGCCGGCTTTGCCGATAAAAGAAGTAAAAATTAAAGGTTCTCTTTTAGAAAGAATAGCTAGAAAGGACATCCTTCAATACACACCTTACCACACATTTGCTAATACCATTAAGTTTTTAAGAGAAGCAGCTCTTGATCCCCAAGTAAGGACCATTAAAATAACTATTTATAGGCTGGCTGAAGTATCGCAAATTGCTGGATCATTAATTAATGCTGTAAAAAACGGAAAAAAGGTTACTGTTTCCATCGAGCTACAAGCTAGGTTTGATGAGCAAGCCAATATCAATTATGCAGAGTTAATGCAGGAAGAAGGTGTTGATATGATATTTGGTGTTCCAGGACTCAAAGTGCATTGTAAAGCTTGTTGTATCACTCGTGAAGAAGATGGTAAAATTGTTAGATATGGCTTTATTTCTACTGGTAATTTTAACGAATCCACTGCTGGTATTTACACCGACTACACCCTGTTTACTGCAAATCGGAAGATATTGAAAGAAGTAGAGCGTGTCTTTGAATTTTTTGAGGTCAATTACCGTCAGCATCGATATAAACATTTACTCGTTTCTCCTAATTATCTCAGAAATGGAATTGAGCGATTGGTTCGTCGTGAAATCGCTTTCGCGAAAGCGGGAAAATTTGCAAAAATGCGCATGAAAGTAAATTCTTTTTCAGATTTTAGAATGATTGATTTATTTTACGAGGCGTCTAATGCAGGTGTTCAAATAGAATTGATTGTGAGAGGAATTTGCTGTCTTGTTCCTGGTGTGAAAGGAATGAGTGAGAATATAAAGGTGATCAGTATTATAGACCGATTTTTAGAACATCCTCGTGTGTATCGATTTTATAATCAAGGACAAAACGACCTCTATATATCTAGTGCAGATTTTATGGGACGAAATCTAGACAGTCGTGTGGAAATAGCTTGTCCTATATACGATGAAGATATCAAGGCCGAAATTATAGCCACCATGGATATATGCTGGAGTGATAATGTGAAAGCAAGAGAAATATGTGGAGACCAACTTAATAATTATGTAGTTAATGATGAGCCACCTGTAAGATCGCAATATGCCACATATGAGTTTTATAAAAATCAAATTACAAGGTAA